In the genome of bacterium, one region contains:
- a CDS encoding YaaR family protein yields MINTNIPLEAMADKSLFQTDSIKEKNAPPKIDGKTFDEELKTATKEKLKLYLDDLLNKIEAQGKILVQSPIYENLTQYRHLVQTFMEKVVKNLYSLEETTTTVRPLQAQLGQRQVNIIIKEINKNLSELTEGVLKTQINPINIAAKVEMIQGLLMDLYS; encoded by the coding sequence ATGATAAATACAAATATCCCACTTGAGGCTATGGCGGATAAAAGTCTTTTTCAAACAGACTCAATTAAAGAAAAAAATGCCCCGCCAAAAATCGATGGAAAAACATTTGATGAAGAATTGAAAACCGCAACTAAAGAAAAACTAAAATTATACCTCGATGACCTGCTTAATAAAATTGAAGCTCAAGGAAAAATTTTAGTTCAATCCCCTATCTATGAAAATCTTACCCAATATAGACATCTTGTCCAGACATTTATGGAAAAAGTAGTTAAAAACCTCTATTCGCTGGAAGAAACAACAACTACAGTTCGACCTTTACAGGCACAACTTGGTCAGCGACAGGTAAATATCATCATTAAAGAGATTAATAAAAATCTGTCTGAATTAACCGAAGGAGTCCTCAAGACACAAATTAATCCCATTAACATTGCGGCTAAGGTAGAAATGATTCAAGGATTATTAATGGATTTATATTCGTAA